The Opitutales bacterium ASA1 genome window below encodes:
- the glgB gene encoding 1,4-alpha-glucan branching protein GlgB gives MIISKTELQDFLAARVATPHDMLGMHPCEHKGRKGLVVRAFVQRAATCAVVDVDNKRRTLYAMKRFSPEGFFEAFIPDRTEPFLYRLRVETEAREVRQFFDPYSFLPTLGEQDLYLFNEGNEHQAYQKLGAHVRTVNDVPGVSFAVWAPSARRVALVGNFNQWDGRYHPMRAMGASGIWELFVPGLGVGELYKYEILAADDSIRLKTDPYGSYFEAPPNNASIVAQVDSGYAWGDANWLEERARGGALAKPISVYELHFGSWRRLVEDNNRPLNYREMAPVLADYVLEMGFTHVEVLPLAEHPFDGSWGYQVTGFFAPTQRFGTPDDFKYFVDYLHRRGIGVILDWVPAHFPRDSFALEHFDGTHLYEHADPRQGAHQDWGTLIFNYGRNEVRNFLIANAVSWLDRYHIDGLRVDAVASMLYLDYSRKEGEWVPNRYGGRENIEAIEFLRQVNDVVHARFPGVLTIAEESTSWGGVTKPTAEGGLGFDFKWNMGWMHDTLRYFAKDPIHRKWHHNDLTFGMLYQYAENFLLVYSHDEVTHGKGSMLLKMAAGTITEKAHQLRALYAFKWGWPGKKLLFMGSEFGQSAEWAHDRSLDWHLLEYLDHEGVRRLVRDLNQLYRSESALHASDQNPDGFRWINCVDADASVISFLRIDPASGAKIAVIGNYTPVVRTGYRFGVPDAGHWAEVLNTDSEFYGGTNVGNAGGVVTEDVPCDGFPQSVVVALPPSATLFFKWSGRG, from the coding sequence GTGATCATAAGCAAAACGGAACTGCAGGACTTCCTCGCGGCCAGAGTCGCCACCCCTCACGACATGCTCGGTATGCACCCGTGCGAGCACAAGGGGCGCAAAGGGCTGGTGGTGCGCGCCTTCGTGCAGCGAGCGGCGACCTGTGCGGTGGTCGACGTCGACAACAAGCGACGCACCCTCTACGCGATGAAGCGGTTCTCGCCGGAGGGTTTCTTCGAGGCGTTCATCCCGGATCGCACCGAGCCGTTTCTCTACCGACTGCGGGTCGAGACCGAGGCGCGCGAGGTGCGGCAGTTCTTCGACCCGTATTCGTTCCTGCCGACGCTGGGGGAGCAGGACCTCTACCTCTTCAACGAGGGCAACGAGCACCAAGCCTACCAGAAACTCGGCGCTCACGTCCGCACCGTGAACGACGTCCCCGGCGTTTCCTTCGCCGTATGGGCGCCGAGCGCGAGACGCGTCGCGCTCGTGGGCAACTTCAACCAGTGGGACGGTCGCTACCATCCGATGCGGGCAATGGGCGCGTCGGGCATCTGGGAGCTGTTCGTTCCGGGACTCGGTGTCGGTGAACTCTACAAGTACGAGATTCTCGCCGCCGACGATTCGATCCGGCTGAAGACCGATCCGTATGGCAGCTACTTTGAAGCTCCGCCGAACAACGCTTCCATCGTCGCGCAGGTCGACTCCGGTTACGCGTGGGGCGACGCGAACTGGCTCGAAGAGCGTGCCCGCGGCGGGGCTCTCGCGAAGCCGATCTCGGTCTACGAACTCCACTTCGGGTCTTGGCGGCGACTGGTGGAGGACAACAACCGTCCACTCAACTACCGCGAGATGGCCCCGGTCCTGGCGGACTACGTGCTCGAGATGGGTTTCACGCACGTCGAAGTGCTGCCGCTGGCCGAACATCCGTTCGACGGGTCGTGGGGGTATCAAGTGACGGGCTTCTTCGCGCCGACGCAGCGCTTCGGCACGCCGGACGATTTCAAGTACTTCGTCGACTACCTGCATCGGCGCGGCATCGGGGTGATCCTCGACTGGGTGCCGGCGCATTTTCCGCGCGACAGCTTCGCGCTCGAGCACTTCGACGGCACCCACCTCTACGAGCACGCCGACCCGCGGCAGGGCGCGCATCAGGATTGGGGCACGCTCATCTTCAACTACGGACGCAACGAGGTGCGCAATTTCCTCATCGCCAACGCCGTCTCGTGGCTCGACCGCTACCACATCGACGGCCTGCGGGTGGACGCCGTCGCATCGATGCTCTACCTCGACTACTCGCGCAAAGAAGGCGAGTGGGTTCCGAACCGCTACGGCGGCCGCGAAAACATCGAGGCGATCGAGTTCCTCCGGCAGGTCAACGATGTCGTCCACGCGCGGTTTCCGGGAGTCCTCACCATCGCGGAAGAGTCGACCTCGTGGGGCGGCGTGACCAAGCCGACCGCCGAAGGCGGACTCGGTTTCGACTTCAAGTGGAACATGGGCTGGATGCACGACACCCTGCGCTACTTCGCGAAAGACCCCATCCACCGGAAGTGGCACCACAACGACCTCACCTTCGGCATGCTCTACCAGTACGCCGAGAACTTCCTGCTCGTGTATTCGCACGACGAGGTCACGCACGGCAAAGGTTCGATGCTGTTGAAAATGGCGGCCGGCACGATCACCGAGAAGGCGCATCAACTGCGCGCGCTCTACGCCTTCAAGTGGGGTTGGCCGGGCAAGAAACTGCTCTTCATGGGCAGCGAGTTCGGGCAGTCCGCCGAGTGGGCGCACGACCGCAGTCTCGACTGGCACCTGCTCGAATACCTCGACCACGAAGGCGTGCGTCGGCTCGTGCGCGATCTCAACCAGCTCTACCGCAGCGAGTCCGCGCTTCACGCGAGCGACCAGAACCCGGACGGCTTCCGTTGGATCAACTGCGTCGACGCCGACGCGAGCGTGATCTCGTTTCTCCGCATCGATCCGGCCTCGGGTGCGAAGATCGCAGTCATCGGCAACTACACACCCGTGGTGCGCACCGGCTACCGCTTCGGCGTGCCGGACGCAGGGCACTGGGCGGAGGTGTTGAACACCGACTCCGAGTTCTACGGCGGCACCAATGTCGGCAACGCCGGTGGTGTCGTGACCGAGGACGTGCCGTGCGATGGCTTCCCGCAGTCGGTCGTCGTGGCGCTGCCGCCGAGCGCGACGCTGTTCTTCAAGTGGAGCGGTCGCGGCTGA
- a CDS encoding DUF1957 domain-containing protein, which produces MAGCYLPLCAMLESLACDGVDASLTLSLSPPLLCMLGDGSLLDRFRAHVTSCEHLADRDARAGDPSIREAAATQRDVFTRARHACESGAAADLVGRFRRLHDAGTIELATTAASHAFLPALQSAPDAVRAQIAVGIDVFTRATGVRPRFFWLPECGWFPGVDAMLREHDVVATIVEERSPPVSRTKSGLHVLARDGALSRLVWSASDGYPGAPEYREFHRSAAASPQLKYWRVTGSVYPKEPYDPAAAARRMRADAEHFVRRLEHSRRERNTIVLPFDAELFGHWWFEGVAWLEHVLRLTAASKHVRCSSVDAALAPHGDVPEGEPASGSWGREGTNAYWINHDNAWVLPQLAVRRDRLQAALALGTRGATRERALQRAAQILLLAEASDWPFMISGGALRGLAEARLADLFGACDRLLAALEAGDAPEPALVAECERLFPAYGTIDLTRFSRDRST; this is translated from the coding sequence ATGGCGGGATGCTACCTGCCGTTGTGCGCGATGCTCGAATCGCTCGCATGCGACGGCGTCGACGCGTCGCTCACGCTCTCGTTGTCGCCACCGTTGCTCTGCATGTTGGGCGACGGCTCGTTGCTCGACCGCTTCCGTGCGCACGTGACTTCATGTGAACATCTCGCCGACCGCGATGCGCGCGCCGGCGATCCTTCGATCCGCGAAGCGGCCGCGACGCAGCGAGACGTATTCACCAGAGCACGACACGCGTGCGAATCCGGCGCCGCGGCGGACTTGGTGGGACGCTTTCGCCGACTCCACGACGCCGGCACGATCGAACTCGCCACGACCGCCGCCTCGCACGCGTTCCTACCGGCGCTTCAGTCGGCTCCCGATGCGGTGCGCGCGCAAATCGCCGTCGGGATCGACGTTTTCACGCGCGCTACCGGCGTGCGGCCGCGGTTCTTCTGGTTGCCCGAGTGCGGTTGGTTTCCCGGTGTCGACGCGATGCTGCGCGAACACGACGTCGTCGCCACGATAGTCGAAGAAAGGTCGCCTCCGGTGTCGCGCACGAAGTCCGGCTTGCACGTGCTCGCGCGCGACGGGGCTTTGTCGCGCTTGGTGTGGTCGGCGTCGGACGGGTATCCGGGCGCGCCGGAGTACCGCGAGTTCCACCGCTCCGCAGCGGCGTCTCCACAACTCAAGTACTGGCGCGTCACCGGTAGTGTGTATCCGAAAGAGCCCTACGACCCGGCCGCGGCCGCACGCCGGATGCGGGCCGACGCGGAACACTTCGTCCGGCGTCTGGAACACTCGCGGCGGGAGAGAAACACGATTGTACTCCCGTTCGACGCCGAGTTGTTCGGCCACTGGTGGTTCGAAGGCGTGGCGTGGCTGGAACACGTCTTGCGCCTGACGGCCGCGTCAAAGCACGTGCGCTGCTCGTCGGTCGATGCCGCCCTCGCCCCGCACGGCGACGTGCCCGAGGGCGAGCCTGCGTCGGGTTCGTGGGGGCGCGAGGGAACGAATGCGTACTGGATCAACCACGACAACGCCTGGGTGCTTCCCCAACTCGCGGTGCGCCGCGATCGTCTGCAAGCAGCGCTCGCGCTCGGTACACGAGGCGCGACACGCGAGCGCGCCCTGCAACGCGCTGCGCAGATCCTCCTCCTCGCGGAAGCGTCGGATTGGCCCTTCATGATCTCAGGCGGCGCGCTGAGAGGCCTCGCCGAGGCGAGGCTGGCGGACTTGTTCGGCGCGTGCGATCGACTGCTCGCTGCGCTCGAGGCCGGCGATGCCCCCGAACCCGCGCTGGTCGCCGAGTGCGAGCGCTTGTTTCCCGCCTACGGCACGATCGACCTCACGCGGTTCAGCCGCGACCGCTCCACTTGA
- the galE gene encoding UDP-glucose 4-epimerase GalE, whose protein sequence is MNVLVVGGAGYIGSHCVRQLIAAGHQPVVLDNLVFGHRGALPTGVPLYEADLGNEDAVAMILRKEHIDLVMHFAAYAYVGESVTDPLKYYFNNCVATYHLLRTMVRVGVKKFVFSSTCATFGVPDRLPIVEDMPQHPINPYGQTKLDMEHALRNIAHATGLSFAAFRYFNAAGAAEDGSIGEDHDPETHLIPLAFYAVQGRIKELTVFGTDYPTPDGTCLRDYVHVDDLSRAHIAVFDKLEKPGSGFFYNLGTGRPTSVREIIDAVEKVTGKKVPVRYGDRRAGDPPSLYADSTKAQTELGWKVKFPTIDGIVETAWRWHKANPGGYGR, encoded by the coding sequence ATGAACGTTCTCGTCGTAGGTGGAGCCGGTTACATCGGAAGCCATTGCGTCAGGCAGTTGATCGCTGCCGGCCACCAACCGGTCGTCCTCGACAACCTCGTCTTCGGACACCGCGGTGCCCTCCCTACCGGGGTGCCCCTCTACGAAGCCGATCTCGGCAACGAGGACGCCGTCGCGATGATCCTGCGCAAGGAGCACATCGACCTCGTCATGCACTTCGCCGCCTACGCGTACGTAGGCGAGTCCGTGACCGACCCACTCAAGTATTACTTCAACAACTGCGTCGCCACTTACCACCTTCTCCGGACGATGGTGCGGGTCGGGGTGAAGAAGTTCGTCTTCTCGTCCACTTGCGCGACCTTCGGCGTTCCCGATCGGCTCCCGATCGTCGAGGACATGCCGCAGCACCCGATCAACCCTTACGGCCAGACCAAGCTCGATATGGAGCACGCCCTGCGCAACATCGCGCACGCCACGGGCCTGAGCTTCGCCGCCTTCCGCTACTTCAACGCCGCCGGTGCCGCCGAGGACGGCTCGATCGGCGAGGACCACGATCCCGAGACACACCTCATCCCCCTCGCCTTCTACGCGGTGCAAGGGCGGATCAAGGAACTCACCGTCTTCGGCACCGACTACCCCACTCCCGATGGCACCTGCCTTCGCGACTACGTGCACGTGGACGATCTCAGCCGCGCGCACATCGCCGTGTTCGACAAACTCGAGAAGCCCGGCAGCGGCTTCTTCTACAACCTCGGGACCGGGCGTCCGACTTCGGTGCGCGAGATCATCGACGCGGTGGAGAAGGTCACCGGAAAGAAGGTGCCCGTGCGTTACGGCGACCGCCGCGCCGGAGACCCGCCGTCGCTCTATGCCGACTCCACCAAAGCGCAGACCGAACTCGGCTGGAAGGTGAAGTTCCCGACGATCGACGGCATCGTCGAGACCGCTTGGAGGTGGCACAAGGCCAACCCCGGCGGCTACGGTCGCTGA
- a CDS encoding beta-ketoacyl-[acyl-carrier-protein] synthase family protein — protein MASRPTLSRIVITGVGLTAPNGNSLSEFRANLLAGKAGGEFIDMRYMGRVPAGVCHFDPLRYQKRKEVRVGTRAGSISIYCAREAIVDSKVDWVAVDKRRVGIYIGTTEHGNVETENEIHNISQFGYDTKYWSHYHNPRTVANNPAGEASLNLGVTGPAYAIGAACAAGNLGVITAAQMLQLGEVDLAIGGGVSESIHTFGIFAGFKSQGALAAHEDPTRASRPFDKGRNGIMVSEGGCLYVLERLDDALARGAHIYAEVAGWAVNSDATDYVLPNPERQAECMRAAIERAGMTPADVHIVNTHATATPQGDIQECQAVGAVFGDCPDTWINNTKGYIGHTMGAAGSLELAGNLPSFVDRIVHPSINVEELDPACALPNLVVGKPVEVKRVDAILNNSFGMLGINSALIVRRYTN, from the coding sequence ATGGCTTCCCGTCCTACGCTCAGTCGCATCGTCATCACGGGTGTCGGTCTCACCGCTCCCAACGGGAATTCGCTCTCCGAATTTCGCGCCAATCTCTTGGCGGGCAAAGCGGGTGGCGAGTTCATCGACATGCGCTACATGGGCCGTGTCCCGGCGGGCGTCTGTCATTTCGATCCATTGCGCTACCAGAAGCGTAAGGAGGTGCGCGTGGGGACGCGGGCCGGTTCGATTTCGATCTATTGCGCCCGGGAGGCGATCGTCGACAGCAAGGTGGACTGGGTCGCGGTCGACAAACGACGGGTCGGCATCTACATCGGCACGACCGAGCACGGCAACGTCGAGACCGAGAACGAGATCCACAACATCTCGCAGTTCGGCTACGACACGAAATACTGGTCGCACTACCACAACCCGCGGACCGTCGCCAACAACCCGGCCGGCGAGGCCTCGCTCAATCTCGGCGTGACGGGCCCCGCCTACGCGATCGGCGCGGCCTGCGCGGCCGGAAATCTCGGCGTGATCACCGCGGCGCAGATGCTGCAACTGGGCGAAGTCGACCTCGCGATCGGAGGTGGCGTTTCCGAGAGCATCCACACCTTCGGCATCTTCGCGGGTTTCAAGAGCCAAGGCGCCCTCGCCGCGCACGAGGATCCGACCCGCGCGAGTCGTCCCTTCGACAAGGGGCGCAACGGCATCATGGTCAGCGAGGGGGGATGCCTCTACGTGCTCGAACGGCTCGACGACGCGCTCGCCCGCGGCGCGCACATCTATGCGGAAGTCGCCGGCTGGGCCGTGAACTCCGACGCCACCGACTACGTCCTTCCCAACCCCGAGCGCCAGGCGGAATGCATGCGCGCCGCGATCGAGCGCGCCGGGATGACTCCCGCCGACGTGCACATCGTCAATACCCACGCGACGGCCACGCCGCAGGGGGACATCCAAGAGTGCCAAGCCGTGGGCGCGGTGTTCGGTGACTGCCCGGACACTTGGATCAACAACACCAAGGGCTACATCGGCCACACCATGGGCGCGGCCGGTTCGCTCGAGCTGGCGGGCAATTTGCCCTCGTTCGTCGACCGCATCGTCCACCCCTCGATCAACGTCGAAGAGCTCGATCCCGCCTGCGCTTTGCCCAACCTCGTGGTGGGCAAACCCGTCGAGGTTAAACGGGTTGACGCCATTCTGAACAACTCGTTCGGTATGCTCGGCATCAATTCGGCGCTGATCGTACGACGCTACACGAACTAA
- a CDS encoding acyl carrier protein gives MTKEECKKLVLDIIADIAPDEDLSNIKPDVRLRDQLQLDSMDFLDIVMELRKRHGIEVPEADYIHLASLDSCGEYLTPKFVAAGVKA, from the coding sequence ATGACGAAAGAGGAATGCAAGAAGCTGGTCTTGGACATCATCGCGGACATCGCACCCGATGAAGACCTCAGCAACATCAAGCCGGACGTGCGGCTTCGCGATCAGCTCCAGCTGGATTCGATGGACTTCCTCGATATCGTGATGGAGCTGCGCAAGCGCCACGGCATCGAAGTCCCCGAGGCCGACTACATCCACTTGGCCTCCCTCGACAGCTGCGGCGAGTATCTCACGCCCAAGTTCGTCGCCGCAGGCGTCAAGGCCTGA
- a CDS encoding NAD(P)/FAD-dependent oxidoreductase, translating to MSDHYDVAIIGAGMSGLAAGIRLAYFGKRVCVLERHNAPGGLNSFYSFDGRKYDVGLHALTNYVGPSVKGTPLGRILRQLRIDRAELDLSEQVGSRVAFPGRNLRFTNDPAVLEAEVAREFPGQIDGFRSLLAAVRAYDDNRLDPPHESAREFVRAHVTDPVLEDMLFCPLMFYGSATEHDMELLQFVIMAKSIFLEGLARPQEGVRRIIRVLLDRLRKAGGERRMRCGVARIVAQAGRVERLLLDDGSEITADHVLSSVGWPETMLLCGRSPDPEIEVNTGRLGFVETISVHHEQPGSWGWGDDTIVFFNDSERFAYEASRERVDTRSGILCIPNNFRYGEGRELAEGLVRVTCLADPDYWFRAPESEYRSEKEAWFTRIEASARRFMPEPRSEPTLSRVATDMFTPRTVGKFTGHLRGAIYGAPKKYRTGRTHLENLYLCGTDQGYLGIVGALLSGITMANLQILQPAR from the coding sequence ATGTCCGATCACTACGACGTCGCCATCATCGGAGCCGGGATGTCGGGCCTCGCGGCCGGCATCCGGCTCGCCTATTTCGGGAAACGCGTGTGCGTCCTGGAGCGGCACAACGCCCCGGGTGGTTTGAACAGCTTCTACAGCTTCGACGGCCGCAAATACGACGTCGGTCTGCACGCGTTGACGAACTACGTCGGCCCCTCGGTCAAGGGTACGCCGCTGGGCCGGATCCTGCGGCAGCTCCGCATCGATCGGGCCGAACTCGATCTCTCCGAACAAGTCGGCTCGCGCGTGGCGTTTCCGGGGCGCAACCTGCGCTTCACGAACGATCCCGCGGTCCTCGAAGCGGAGGTGGCGCGCGAGTTTCCCGGTCAGATCGACGGCTTTCGATCGCTCCTCGCGGCGGTGCGCGCCTACGACGACAACCGCCTCGATCCGCCGCACGAGTCGGCGCGCGAGTTCGTGCGGGCACACGTCACCGATCCGGTGTTGGAGGACATGCTGTTTTGTCCGCTCATGTTTTACGGCTCGGCCACGGAGCACGACATGGAGCTGCTGCAGTTCGTCATCATGGCGAAGTCCATATTCCTCGAGGGCTTGGCACGTCCGCAGGAGGGCGTGCGGCGCATCATTCGGGTCTTGCTCGATCGGCTGCGGAAGGCGGGTGGAGAGAGACGCATGCGCTGCGGCGTGGCGAGGATCGTCGCGCAGGCGGGGCGGGTGGAGCGGCTGCTGCTCGACGACGGATCGGAGATCACCGCCGACCACGTCCTTTCGTCGGTCGGGTGGCCGGAGACGATGCTGCTGTGCGGTCGGAGTCCCGATCCGGAGATCGAAGTGAATACGGGGCGGCTCGGCTTCGTCGAAACGATCAGTGTGCACCACGAACAGCCCGGTTCCTGGGGGTGGGGAGACGACACGATCGTCTTCTTCAACGACTCCGAGCGTTTCGCCTACGAAGCGTCGCGCGAACGGGTGGACACGCGCAGTGGGATCCTCTGCATCCCGAACAACTTTCGCTACGGCGAAGGACGCGAACTCGCCGAGGGTCTCGTCCGGGTCACGTGTCTCGCGGATCCCGACTATTGGTTCCGCGCGCCCGAGTCGGAGTATCGGTCCGAGAAGGAGGCGTGGTTCACCCGCATCGAAGCGAGCGCTCGCCGGTTCATGCCGGAACCGCGAAGCGAACCGACGCTCTCCCGCGTGGCGACCGACATGTTCACGCCGCGGACGGTCGGCAAGTTCACCGGTCACCTGCGCGGTGCGATCTACGGTGCGCCGAAGAAATACCGCACCGGTCGCACGCATTTGGAGAACCTCTATCTTTGCGGCACCGATCAGGGCTACCTGGGGATCGTCGGGGCGTTGCTCAGCGGCATCACGATGGCCAACCTGCAGATCCTGCAGCCGGCGCGCTGA
- the rpoE_2 gene encoding RNA polymerase sigma factor RpoE, with product MNSDDRSRPPTSPSEDPRIVRAQSGDQEAFGELMREHYDYVFRLVHAIVRREHDARDVCQEVWVSAWKKLPTFRGRAKFTTWLHPIAVRRAIDAVRKQRRWFDRFLPFLERSDGERAQERDIGVLFEPVAAEPDPAAEAERDDRRERFERALAALPPKHRAVLALREVEGLSYDEIARAVNCRPGTVMSRLFHARRMLVRQLGDHS from the coding sequence GTGAACTCCGACGATCGCTCACGCCCGCCGACCTCGCCGTCCGAGGACCCGCGCATCGTCCGCGCGCAGTCGGGCGATCAGGAAGCGTTCGGCGAGCTGATGCGTGAACACTACGACTACGTCTTCCGTCTCGTGCACGCGATCGTGCGTCGCGAACACGACGCACGCGACGTCTGCCAAGAGGTGTGGGTCTCCGCTTGGAAGAAGCTTCCGACCTTCCGTGGCCGAGCGAAGTTCACCACATGGCTGCATCCGATCGCAGTGCGTCGTGCGATCGACGCGGTGCGTAAGCAGCGGCGATGGTTCGACCGTTTTCTTCCGTTTCTCGAACGGAGCGACGGTGAGCGAGCGCAGGAGCGCGACATCGGCGTGTTGTTCGAGCCTGTCGCGGCCGAGCCTGATCCGGCCGCCGAAGCGGAACGCGACGATCGTCGCGAGCGGTTTGAGCGTGCGCTCGCCGCACTCCCACCCAAGCATCGTGCCGTGCTCGCGCTTCGCGAAGTTGAAGGACTTTCGTACGACGAGATCGCCCGGGCGGTGAACTGCCGACCTGGCACCGTCATGTCCCGCCTCTTCCATGCACGACGCATGCTCGTGCGCCAACTCGGAGACCACTCATGA